One window of the Kallotenue papyrolyticum genome contains the following:
- the ppc gene encoding phosphoenolpyruvate carboxylase: MQLATGREPLSETIHLLGDLLGEVIREQAGEAAFALVEQVRELAKTAREEGPAADQAAQRLAELIAASQLPDLLILIKAFTTYFGLVNLAEQHERLRVLREREAGGQIVAESLDEAIQRLAQAGIAAPHLQALLDRTVVKPVFTAHPTESKRRTILQKLRAISQILDQLERADLLPRERTRCAARLRAEITSLWQAHELRDTRPTVLDEVKKGLYFCQETLLPIVPQLYRDLEAALRTYYPEQPWRVPPLLRFGSWIGGDRDGNPFVTPEVTLETVRLQRVRALEHYIAAIEALSEYLTSSEHVVPASAELKLTLAEHAERLPEIGELVARRNPYEPYRQFCTYIHAKLQRTLEHARTFQPAWGAPPPPPDPTRYATGAELLRDLRVIDRSLRANRGAAIADGLLADLIRQVEVFGLHLLRLDIRQHAERHATALHEILQAADVCADYLALDEDRRVALLSRELQTGRPLIPTRLAFSTETNETIATFRLLAALLEQLDPAITHTYIISMATGASDVLAVLLLAKEAGLYQPGAWSRLDVVPLFETREDLTNAPRIMRGLFALDAYRDHLRLRRNFQEVMVGYSDSTKLAGFLPASWALYQAQRALVEVADQAGVTLELFHGRGGAIGRGGGPANSAILAQPAGTVRGRLKLTEQGEVISDRYGHPGIAARHLQQVLNAVLLASAPLPTPAIPPAWEAAVSELAEHAFRAYRELVEDPDFLPYYHGATPIDELSNLKIGSRPTRRKQTNRLEDLRAIPWVFSWMQSRHTLPGWYGLGSAVERFLAQERETRLALLQTMYREWPFWRTTLDNAQMVLAKADRHIAQRYAGLVRDAGVRERMWARISAEWDRTERAVCAITGVRRLLDRAPTLQRSIRRRNPYVDPLSYIQVELLQRLRSARQPDPELEQAVLLTVNGIAAGLRNTG; encoded by the coding sequence ATGCAGCTAGCAACCGGGCGCGAGCCACTCTCCGAAACGATTCACTTGCTGGGCGATCTGCTGGGCGAGGTGATCCGCGAACAGGCCGGCGAGGCCGCTTTTGCGCTGGTGGAGCAGGTGCGTGAGCTGGCCAAAACGGCGCGCGAGGAGGGACCAGCCGCCGACCAGGCTGCCCAGCGCCTGGCCGAGCTGATCGCCGCCAGCCAGCTTCCCGATCTGCTGATCCTGATCAAAGCCTTCACCACCTACTTCGGGCTGGTCAACCTGGCCGAACAGCACGAACGGCTGCGCGTGCTGCGCGAGCGCGAAGCCGGCGGCCAGATCGTGGCCGAGTCGTTGGACGAAGCGATCCAGCGCCTGGCGCAGGCCGGCATCGCCGCGCCACACCTGCAAGCGCTGCTGGATCGCACCGTGGTCAAACCGGTCTTCACCGCCCATCCGACCGAATCCAAGCGACGCACGATCCTCCAGAAGCTGCGCGCCATCTCGCAGATCCTCGACCAACTCGAACGCGCCGATCTGCTGCCGCGCGAGCGAACGCGCTGTGCGGCGCGCCTGCGCGCTGAGATCACCAGCCTGTGGCAGGCGCACGAACTGCGCGATACGCGCCCGACGGTGCTCGACGAGGTCAAGAAAGGGCTGTACTTCTGCCAGGAGACGCTGCTGCCGATTGTGCCACAGCTCTACCGCGATCTGGAAGCCGCGCTGCGCACGTACTATCCTGAGCAGCCCTGGCGCGTGCCGCCACTGCTGCGCTTCGGCTCATGGATCGGCGGCGACCGCGACGGCAATCCCTTTGTCACGCCGGAGGTGACACTCGAAACCGTGCGCCTGCAGCGCGTGCGCGCCCTGGAGCATTACATCGCCGCCATCGAGGCGCTGTCCGAGTATCTGACCAGCTCCGAGCATGTGGTGCCCGCCAGCGCCGAACTGAAACTGACGCTGGCCGAGCACGCCGAACGGCTACCCGAGATCGGCGAGTTGGTAGCGCGGCGCAACCCGTACGAGCCCTACCGCCAGTTTTGCACCTACATCCACGCCAAGCTGCAGCGCACCCTGGAGCATGCGCGCACCTTCCAGCCGGCCTGGGGCGCGCCGCCGCCCCCGCCCGATCCGACGCGCTACGCCACCGGCGCCGAACTGTTGCGCGATCTGCGCGTGATCGACCGCAGCCTGCGCGCCAACCGCGGCGCGGCGATCGCCGATGGCCTGCTGGCCGACCTGATCCGCCAGGTCGAGGTCTTCGGCCTCCATCTGCTGCGCCTGGATATCCGCCAGCACGCCGAGCGGCACGCCACCGCACTGCACGAGATCTTGCAGGCCGCCGATGTCTGCGCCGACTACCTGGCGCTGGACGAAGACCGGCGCGTAGCGCTGCTCAGCCGCGAACTCCAGACCGGACGTCCGCTGATCCCCACGCGGCTGGCCTTCAGCACCGAGACCAACGAAACGATCGCCACCTTTCGGCTGCTGGCTGCGCTGCTGGAACAGCTCGATCCGGCGATCACGCACACCTACATCATCAGCATGGCTACTGGCGCCAGCGATGTGTTAGCCGTGCTGCTGCTGGCCAAGGAGGCCGGCCTGTACCAGCCCGGCGCCTGGAGCCGGCTCGACGTGGTGCCGCTGTTCGAAACGCGCGAGGACCTGACCAACGCGCCGCGCATCATGCGCGGGCTGTTCGCGCTGGACGCCTACCGCGACCATCTGCGCCTGCGGCGCAACTTCCAGGAGGTCATGGTCGGCTATTCCGACAGCACCAAGCTGGCCGGTTTTCTGCCGGCCTCGTGGGCGCTCTACCAGGCACAGCGCGCGCTGGTGGAGGTCGCCGACCAGGCCGGCGTGACGCTGGAGCTGTTCCATGGACGCGGCGGCGCGATCGGCCGTGGCGGTGGGCCGGCCAACAGCGCGATCCTGGCGCAGCCCGCCGGCACGGTGCGGGGCCGCCTCAAGCTCACCGAGCAGGGCGAAGTCATCTCGGATCGCTACGGCCATCCCGGCATCGCCGCGCGCCACCTGCAGCAGGTGCTCAACGCGGTGCTGCTCGCCAGCGCGCCGCTGCCCACGCCCGCGATCCCGCCCGCCTGGGAAGCCGCCGTGAGCGAGCTGGCCGAACATGCCTTCCGCGCCTACCGCGAGCTGGTCGAAGATCCCGATTTTCTGCCCTACTACCACGGCGCGACGCCGATCGACGAATTGAGCAACCTCAAGATCGGCTCGCGTCCGACACGCCGCAAACAGACCAATCGCCTGGAGGACCTGCGCGCAATCCCCTGGGTCTTTTCCTGGATGCAGAGCCGCCATACGCTACCGGGCTGGTATGGGCTGGGCAGCGCCGTGGAACGCTTCCTGGCGCAGGAGCGCGAGACGCGCCTGGCGCTGCTCCAAACCATGTACCGCGAATGGCCCTTCTGGCGCACAACGTTGGACAACGCGCAGATGGTCCTGGCCAAGGCCGATCGGCACATCGCACAGCGCTATGCCGGGCTGGTGCGCGATGCCGGCGTGCGCGAGCGCATGTGGGCACGCATCAGCGCCGAGTGGGATCGCACCGAACGCGCCGTCTGCGCGATCACCGGCGTGCGTCGGCTGTTGGACCGCGCGCCGACGCTGCAACGCTCGATCCGCCGACGCAATCCGTATGTCGATCCACTGAGCTATATCCAGGTGGAGCTGCTGCAGCGTCTGCGCAGCGCGCGCCAGCCCGACCCTGAGCTGGAGCAGGCGGTGCTGCTGACGGTCAACGGCATCGCCGCCGGTCTGCGCAACACCGGCTAG
- a CDS encoding peptidylprolyl isomerase: protein MRIVHPVALVAILLLAACATPTRQPGAAQPRPEAGAASAAPAAADPAVRNNRYSAPPPMQIDPGKAYSATIETSKGTLQVELFAAEAPKTVNNFVFLAREGFYDGVTFHRIIKGFMVQTGDPTGTGTGGPGYRFEDEPVRRPYTRGTLAMANSGPNTNGSQFFIVHQDTDLPPNYTIFGQVTQGLEVLDAIADTPVTMGNGGDPVPSLPTEEVRILRVTINEQ from the coding sequence ATGCGTATTGTACACCCTGTGGCGCTGGTGGCAATCCTGCTGCTGGCCGCTTGCGCTACGCCCACCCGTCAGCCGGGCGCCGCCCAGCCTAGGCCTGAGGCGGGGGCTGCCTCCGCCGCGCCCGCCGCGGCCGATCCCGCCGTGCGCAACAACCGCTACAGCGCGCCGCCGCCCATGCAGATCGATCCCGGCAAGGCATACAGCGCCACGATCGAAACCAGCAAGGGCACGCTGCAGGTGGAGCTGTTCGCCGCTGAAGCGCCCAAAACCGTCAACAATTTTGTATTTCTGGCGCGCGAGGGCTTCTACGACGGCGTCACCTTCCACCGCATCATCAAGGGCTTCATGGTGCAGACCGGCGATCCCACTGGCACCGGCACGGGCGGTCCCGGCTACCGCTTCGAGGATGAACCGGTGCGCCGGCCCTACACGCGCGGCACGCTGGCGATGGCCAACAGCGGCCCCAACACCAACGGCTCGCAGTTCTTCATTGTGCACCAGGACACCGATTTGCCGCCGAACTACACCATCTTTGGGCAGGTGACGCAGGGCTTGGAGGTGCTCGACGCGATCGCCGACACGCCGGTGACGATGGGCAACGGCGGCGATCCGGTGCCTTCGCTGCCGACCGAGGAGGTGCGTATCCTGCGCGTCACGATCAACGAGCAGTAG
- a CDS encoding ABC transporter substrate-binding protein → MKTRVFGVLALIMALAAGCSGTPQAGSGAGSAASPAAQASPASSPAATTGGGLSSEIPIGAVWSLTGAAAVYGPSQKNAVELAVEEINNADLLGGARIRLITEDDRSTKEGAIAAFEKLLNQDKVVAILGPTLSNSAAAAGPMATGKAVVLGVSNTAAGLTQQIGEYYFRDSLPESAVIPNTIKVTKAKLGYTKVAVMYGDDDVFTKSGYEVFVKALQDNGVEILTTETFKKGDTDFSAQLTKIKGLNPEAIIVSALAEEAAGIMSQGRQLGIPESVHFIGGNGFNSPKLAQLAGPAAEGAISGAAWFIGADTPGNQEFVAAYRAKYGSDPDQFAAQAYAGMYILANAIKQAGSADVEALRTALGQIKDLPTVLGPFSFDANRDPVHPPVVQIVKDGKFALFQ, encoded by the coding sequence GTGAAAACTCGCGTCTTCGGAGTCCTGGCGCTGATCATGGCGCTGGCCGCCGGCTGCAGCGGCACGCCTCAGGCAGGCAGCGGCGCGGGCAGCGCGGCCAGTCCCGCGGCGCAGGCGTCGCCGGCGAGCAGTCCCGCGGCGACGACGGGCGGCGGCCTGAGCAGCGAGATCCCGATCGGCGCGGTCTGGTCGCTGACTGGCGCGGCAGCGGTGTATGGTCCCTCACAGAAAAATGCCGTGGAGCTGGCGGTGGAAGAGATCAACAACGCCGATCTACTCGGCGGCGCGCGCATCCGTCTGATCACCGAAGATGACCGCTCCACCAAGGAGGGCGCGATCGCGGCCTTTGAGAAGCTGCTCAACCAGGACAAGGTCGTGGCGATCCTCGGCCCGACGCTCTCCAACTCGGCAGCCGCAGCCGGGCCGATGGCCACGGGCAAGGCCGTGGTGCTGGGCGTTTCCAACACCGCCGCCGGCCTGACGCAGCAGATCGGCGAGTACTACTTCCGCGACAGTCTGCCCGAAAGCGCGGTGATCCCCAACACGATCAAGGTCACCAAAGCCAAGCTGGGCTATACCAAGGTCGCGGTGATGTACGGCGACGACGATGTCTTCACCAAGAGCGGCTATGAGGTCTTCGTCAAGGCGCTGCAGGACAACGGCGTTGAAATTCTGACCACCGAAACCTTCAAAAAGGGTGATACCGATTTCTCGGCGCAGTTGACCAAGATCAAGGGCCTCAACCCGGAGGCGATCATCGTTTCGGCGCTGGCCGAAGAGGCGGCGGGGATCATGAGCCAGGGCCGCCAGCTCGGCATTCCGGAGAGCGTCCACTTCATCGGCGGCAACGGCTTCAACTCGCCCAAGCTGGCCCAGCTCGCCGGTCCGGCCGCTGAAGGCGCGATCTCGGGCGCGGCCTGGTTTATCGGCGCGGACACGCCCGGCAACCAGGAGTTTGTGGCGGCCTACCGCGCCAAGTACGGCAGCGATCCGGACCAGTTCGCAGCGCAGGCCTACGCCGGGATGTACATTCTAGCCAATGCCATCAAACAGGCCGGCAGCGCCGATGTCGAGGCGCTCCGCACCGCGTTGGGGCAGATCAAGGACCTGCCGACGGTGCTGGGTCCCTTCTCGTTCGACGCCAACCGCGATCCGGTTCACCCGCCGGTGGTGCAGATCGTCAAGGATGGCAAGTTCGCGCTGTTCCAGTAG
- a CDS encoding branched-chain amino acid ABC transporter permease, whose amino-acid sequence MEIFAQQVVNGLWQGAALALFAMGYTLVFGVLDVINLAHGATYMWGAFFAFVVVTRFGGALWVAIPLAMLGAGLLAVLLDRLAFKPLRTITSGGLLLWAGFVLLLIGLVGGWSGALRATLLALAALIMATGLLQDYRAVRPLQQRQTSHLGPMISSIGASIILISLAQTFFGAQVSRFPPTIFPAQPLQLPGGVVIAPVQILVLGLSLALMIGLHLLIQRTQMGRAIRAIAWSERTARLLGINVDLVVAQTFFLSGALAGAAGVLLGLAFNRLEPIMGNEVELAGLTVIIVGGMGSIGGAAVAAFLVGMLRVLGVAYVDSSFRDALVFALLILVLLVRPNGLFGRGAAVRA is encoded by the coding sequence ATGGAGATCTTTGCGCAGCAAGTGGTCAACGGGCTGTGGCAGGGCGCGGCGCTGGCGCTCTTCGCCATGGGCTATACGCTCGTCTTTGGCGTGCTGGATGTGATCAATCTGGCCCACGGTGCGACCTACATGTGGGGCGCGTTCTTCGCCTTCGTGGTGGTGACGCGCTTCGGGGGCGCGCTGTGGGTGGCCATCCCGCTGGCGATGCTCGGCGCCGGCCTGCTGGCGGTGCTGCTCGACCGCCTGGCCTTCAAGCCGTTGCGTACGATCACCAGCGGCGGCCTGCTGCTGTGGGCCGGCTTTGTGCTGCTGCTGATCGGCCTGGTGGGCGGCTGGAGCGGCGCACTGCGCGCGACGCTGCTGGCGCTGGCGGCGCTGATCATGGCCACCGGCCTGCTGCAGGACTACCGCGCGGTGCGGCCCCTGCAGCAGCGTCAGACCTCGCACCTGGGACCGATGATCTCCTCGATCGGCGCGTCGATCATCCTGATCAGTCTGGCGCAGACCTTTTTCGGCGCGCAGGTCTCGCGCTTCCCGCCGACGATCTTTCCGGCGCAACCGTTGCAGTTGCCCGGCGGTGTGGTGATCGCCCCGGTGCAGATCCTGGTGCTGGGCCTGTCGCTGGCGCTGATGATCGGGTTGCATCTGCTGATCCAGCGCACGCAGATGGGCCGCGCCATTCGCGCCATCGCCTGGAGCGAGCGCACGGCGCGGCTGCTGGGCATCAACGTCGATCTGGTCGTGGCGCAGACTTTTTTCCTGTCGGGGGCGCTGGCCGGCGCGGCCGGCGTGCTGCTGGGTCTGGCCTTCAATCGGCTTGAGCCGATCATGGGCAACGAGGTCGAGCTGGCCGGCCTGACGGTGATCATCGTTGGCGGGATGGGCAGCATCGGCGGTGCGGCGGTGGCCGCCTTTCTGGTGGGCATGCTGCGCGTGCTGGGCGTGGCCTATGTCGACAGCAGCTTCCGCGATGCGCTGGTCTTTGCGCTGCTGATCCTGGTGCTGCTGGTGCGACCCAACGGATTGTTCGGTCGCGGCGCGGCGGTGCGCGCCTGA
- a CDS encoding branched-chain amino acid ABC transporter permease yields the protein MPAFVLHNISVINFVLINIALGLSIYITLSTGLLSLANAGFMAIGAYTAAILIVHAGQPLGLGMLLGMLLAALLAVPLGVLVLRLRDVYLAIATIGFGEIVRIMALNGDKVVRAVTGDASATLFNGAEGITLPYSAPRLIAGLPHTTWPILLYVVVVTYGLATLQRSRYGRILAAIRLDEAAAGTLGINVVRYKLLAFTLGAVIAAGAGALSTPIVRVIDPRNYVFSRAVDILAFAVLGGMTHWIGPIVGATVLTALPEVLRGLQERRDIVNGLIIMLAIIYLPRGLADPHFWRRWWPRRAPQPLRPAPARDELSEQVRR from the coding sequence ATGCCGGCGTTTGTGCTCCACAACATTTCGGTCATCAACTTTGTGCTGATCAACATCGCGCTGGGCCTGAGCATTTACATAACGCTCTCCACCGGCCTGCTGTCGCTGGCCAATGCCGGCTTCATGGCCATCGGCGCCTACACCGCCGCGATCCTGATCGTGCATGCCGGCCAGCCACTGGGCCTGGGCATGCTGCTGGGCATGCTGCTGGCGGCGTTGCTGGCCGTGCCGCTGGGCGTGCTGGTGCTGCGCCTGCGCGATGTGTACCTGGCAATCGCGACGATCGGCTTTGGCGAGATCGTGCGCATCATGGCGCTCAACGGCGACAAGGTGGTGCGCGCGGTCACCGGCGATGCGAGTGCCACGCTCTTCAACGGCGCTGAAGGCATTACGCTGCCCTACAGCGCGCCGCGCCTGATCGCGGGCCTGCCGCACACCACCTGGCCGATCCTGCTGTATGTGGTGGTGGTCACGTATGGGCTGGCTACGCTGCAGCGCTCGCGCTACGGGCGCATTTTGGCGGCGATCCGTCTGGACGAGGCGGCAGCGGGCACGCTCGGCATCAACGTGGTGCGCTACAAGCTGCTGGCCTTTACCCTCGGCGCGGTGATCGCCGCCGGCGCGGGCGCGCTCAGCACGCCGATCGTGCGCGTGATCGATCCGCGCAACTATGTCTTCAGCCGCGCGGTCGATATCCTGGCCTTCGCGGTGCTGGGCGGCATGACGCACTGGATCGGCCCGATCGTCGGCGCGACGGTGCTGACCGCGCTGCCGGAGGTGCTGCGCGGCCTGCAGGAACGGCGCGATATCGTCAACGGCCTGATCATCATGCTGGCGATAATCTATCTGCCGCGCGGCCTGGCCGATCCGCACTTCTGGCGGCGCTGGTGGCCGCGCCGCGCGCCACAGCCGCTGCGTCCCGCGCCGGCGCGCGATGAGCTTAGCGAACAGGTGCGCCGATGA
- a CDS encoding ABC transporter ATP-binding protein, which produces MSATTQPVPLLRVEGISRSFGGVRALDDVSFAVPAGTICGLIGPNGAGKTTLINIISGLLPPTAGQIWLGDRRLTGLPPHRVAACGVGRTFQNIRLFNDLSVLDNVMVGHHLRQRGTLIETLLRLPRSRREEQQTRAAALRLLERLRMQHLAHLEAGTLSYGDQRRVEIARALALEPRLLLLDEPAAGMNEAETHQLADFLLELRAAGLTLLVIEHDMDLIMRVSDQVVVLNFGQRIAMGPPAAIQRDPQVIEAYLGRDEAAGSLVPDERSSHAGR; this is translated from the coding sequence ATGAGCGCGACGACGCAGCCGGTTCCCCTGCTGCGGGTTGAGGGCATTAGCCGCAGCTTCGGCGGCGTGCGCGCCCTGGACGACGTCAGCTTCGCCGTGCCCGCCGGGACGATCTGCGGGCTGATCGGTCCGAACGGTGCGGGCAAGACGACGCTGATCAACATCATCAGCGGGCTGTTGCCGCCTACCGCCGGGCAGATCTGGCTGGGCGATCGGCGCCTGACCGGGCTGCCGCCGCATCGCGTCGCGGCGTGTGGCGTAGGCCGCACCTTCCAAAACATCCGCCTGTTCAACGATCTCTCGGTGCTCGACAACGTGATGGTCGGCCACCATCTGCGCCAGCGCGGCACGCTGATCGAGACGCTGCTGCGGCTGCCGCGCAGCCGGCGCGAAGAGCAACAGACGCGCGCGGCGGCTCTGCGGCTGCTGGAGCGTCTGCGCATGCAGCACCTGGCGCATCTCGAAGCCGGCACGCTCTCTTACGGCGATCAGCGCCGCGTGGAGATCGCCCGCGCGCTGGCGCTGGAGCCGCGGCTGCTGCTGCTGGACGAGCCGGCGGCGGGTATGAACGAGGCCGAGACGCATCAACTGGCCGATTTCCTGCTAGAGCTGCGCGCCGCCGGTCTGACGCTGCTGGTGATCGAGCACGACATGGATCTGATCATGCGTGTCAGCGATCAGGTGGTGGTGCTCAACTTCGGGCAGCGCATCGCCATGGGACCGCCCGCGGCGATCCAGCGCGATCCCCAGGTGATCGAAGCCTATCTGGGCCGCGACGAGGCCGCGGGATCGCTTGTGCCAGATGAGAGGAGCAGCCATGCTGGTCGTTGA
- a CDS encoding ABC transporter ATP-binding protein: protein MLVVEQLEVAYGAITALRSISFEVRPGSVVALIGANGAGKSTTLNAISGLVLPRAGRVLFEGRPITGWRPDRVAALGLVQVPEGRQVLAPLTVEENLLLGAYTRRDRAITDDLEAIYRRFPRLAERRWQRAGSLSGGEQQMLAIGRALMARPRLIMLDEPSLGLAPLIVSEIFRIIAELKQQGTTILLVEQNARKALQVADDAYVLENGTIVRHGPAEELRRDPAILEAYLGRHAAPPPA from the coding sequence ATGCTGGTCGTTGAACAGTTGGAGGTGGCCTACGGCGCGATCACGGCCTTGCGCAGCATCAGCTTCGAGGTGCGGCCCGGCAGCGTCGTGGCGCTGATCGGCGCCAACGGCGCGGGCAAATCCACCACGCTCAACGCGATCAGTGGTCTGGTGCTGCCGCGCGCTGGGCGTGTGCTCTTCGAGGGCCGGCCGATCACCGGCTGGCGTCCCGACCGCGTTGCCGCGCTGGGCCTGGTGCAGGTGCCCGAGGGTCGCCAGGTGCTCGCGCCGCTGACGGTGGAGGAGAATCTGCTGCTGGGCGCCTACACCCGCCGCGATCGCGCCATCACTGACGATCTGGAGGCGATCTACCGGCGCTTTCCGCGGCTGGCCGAGCGGCGCTGGCAGCGCGCCGGATCGCTCTCCGGCGGCGAGCAGCAGATGCTGGCGATCGGCCGTGCGCTGATGGCTCGTCCGCGGCTGATCATGCTGGATGAACCGTCGCTGGGGCTGGCGCCGCTGATCGTGAGCGAGATCTTCCGCATCATCGCCGAGCTGAAGCAGCAGGGCACCACCATTCTGCTGGTGGAGCAGAACGCGCGCAAGGCGCTACAGGTCGCCGACGATGCCTATGTGCTGGAAAACGGCACGATCGTTCGGCACGGCCCGGCGGAGGAGCTGCGGCGCGACCCGGCGATCCTGGAGGCCTACCTGGGTCGCCATGCTGCTCCCCCGCCCGCCTGA
- a CDS encoding S10 family peptidase, which produces MTEQNHTHPTGSDAPPTDQLVVTQHSVTIDGQPISYTATAGTIVLKEEHEKEGTFEGEKPRAAIFFVAYTRDDVADPAMRPITFAFNGGPGSSSVWLHLGLLGPRRVQMLDDVGQLPPPPYRLIENEYSLLDVSDLVFIDPVTTGYSRVLPGEKAAEFHGFKKDIEAVGDFMRLYVTRFRRWLSPKFLAGESYGTTRAGGLAGYLQERHGLYLNGIMLISSVLDFATLEFEIGNDLPYILFLPTYSATAWYHRRLNPELQHRELRTILQEVEEFALGPYATALLKGAALPADERRHIVDRLARYTGLRPEYIAATNLRIEIHRFVKELLRDQRRTVGRLDSRFTGIDRDAAGEHNEYDPSYSTIQGPYTATLNHYLRTELGFESDLTYEILTGRVRPWSYADHENRYVTVADTLRKAMTINPYLQVYIANGYYDLATPYFATQYTVNHLALDASLQGNIRQGFFEAGHMMYIHRPSLVRLKHELREFVHDAANRERSRPVAGDD; this is translated from the coding sequence ATGACTGAACAGAACCACACCCATCCAACCGGAAGCGACGCACCACCGACAGACCAGCTCGTCGTCACGCAGCATAGCGTGACGATCGACGGGCAGCCCATCAGCTACACGGCCACCGCCGGCACAATCGTGCTCAAGGAGGAACACGAGAAGGAGGGCACCTTCGAGGGCGAGAAGCCGCGCGCCGCGATCTTTTTCGTGGCCTATACCCGTGACGATGTCGCCGATCCGGCCATGCGGCCGATCACCTTTGCCTTCAACGGCGGCCCCGGCTCATCGTCGGTCTGGCTGCACCTAGGCCTGCTCGGTCCGCGCCGCGTGCAGATGCTGGACGACGTCGGCCAGCTTCCGCCGCCGCCCTACCGGCTGATCGAGAACGAGTACTCGCTCTTGGACGTCAGCGATCTGGTCTTCATCGATCCGGTCACCACGGGCTACAGTCGCGTGCTGCCAGGCGAAAAAGCCGCCGAGTTTCACGGCTTCAAGAAAGATATCGAAGCGGTCGGCGATTTCATGCGCCTCTACGTCACGCGCTTCCGGCGCTGGCTCTCGCCCAAGTTCCTGGCAGGCGAAAGCTACGGCACGACGCGCGCCGGCGGCCTGGCCGGCTACCTGCAGGAACGCCACGGCCTGTACCTCAACGGCATCATGCTGATCTCCTCCGTGCTCGATTTCGCGACCCTGGAGTTCGAGATCGGCAACGACTTGCCCTATATCCTGTTCCTGCCGACCTATAGCGCCACGGCCTGGTACCACCGGCGCCTCAACCCGGAGCTGCAGCACCGCGAGCTGCGCACGATCCTGCAGGAAGTGGAAGAGTTCGCGCTCGGTCCCTATGCCACGGCGCTGCTCAAAGGTGCGGCGCTGCCCGCCGACGAGCGCCGGCATATCGTGGATCGCCTGGCGCGCTACACAGGTCTGCGGCCGGAGTACATCGCAGCGACCAATCTGCGCATCGAGATTCATCGCTTCGTCAAGGAGCTGCTGCGCGACCAGCGGCGCACCGTCGGGCGGCTCGACAGCCGCTTTACCGGCATCGATCGCGACGCCGCGGGCGAGCACAACGAGTATGATCCCAGCTACAGCACCATCCAGGGACCGTACACCGCCACACTCAACCACTACCTGCGCACCGAACTCGGCTTTGAAAGCGATCTGACCTACGAAATCCTGACCGGACGCGTGCGGCCGTGGAGCTATGCCGATCACGAAAACAGGTACGTCACCGTCGCCGACACGCTGCGCAAGGCGATGACGATCAATCCCTATCTGCAGGTGTACATCGCCAACGGCTACTACGATCTGGCCACACCCTACTTCGCCACACAGTACACGGTGAATCACCTGGCGCTGGATGCGAGCCTGCAGGGCAACATCCGGCAGGGCTTTTTCGAAGCGGGACATATGATGTACATTCACCGGCCATCACTGGTGCGCCTCAAACACGAGCTGCGCGAGTTCGTGCATGACGCGGCCAACCGGGAGCGTTCCCGGCCGGTGGCCGGCGATGACTGA
- a CDS encoding FAD-dependent oxidoreductase: MSDQSVVVIGAGVSGLTTALRLQEAGWRVRIVTAVPPEQTTSSVAAALWYPYKAYPQERVLGWSRRSYAVFVDLAHDTASGVDLREGMELFRHVVPDPWWRDAVPALRRPTPEELPPGYCDGYLFRVPVIDMSVYLAYLQRRFVAGGGVWEQRRLRSLDDALALNHLVINCAGLGARELAGDALLQPIRGQIVRVRNPGLDRFVLDDEHPEGITYIIPRRSDCVLGGTAEEDRWDTTPDPATAAAILRRCIAIEPRLSEAEILEHKVGLRPGRPAVRLEREERPDGLVIHNYGHGGAGVTLAWGCAEDVVRLVSDAYGAQHTQRPQAV, from the coding sequence ATGTCTGATCAATCGGTCGTTGTGATCGGCGCGGGAGTGAGCGGCCTGACCACTGCGCTCCGGCTGCAGGAGGCGGGCTGGCGCGTCCGCATCGTCACCGCCGTGCCACCGGAGCAGACGACCTCCAGCGTCGCTGCGGCGCTGTGGTATCCCTACAAAGCCTACCCGCAGGAGCGCGTGCTCGGCTGGAGCCGGCGCAGCTATGCGGTCTTCGTCGATCTGGCGCATGATACTGCAAGTGGCGTCGATCTGCGCGAGGGTATGGAACTGTTCCGCCATGTCGTGCCCGATCCCTGGTGGCGCGACGCCGTGCCCGCGCTGCGCCGGCCCACGCCGGAGGAGCTGCCACCCGGCTACTGCGACGGCTACCTCTTTCGCGTACCGGTGATCGATATGTCGGTGTACCTGGCCTACCTCCAGCGGCGTTTCGTCGCGGGCGGCGGTGTCTGGGAGCAGCGCCGCCTCCGCTCGCTCGACGATGCCCTGGCGCTCAACCACCTGGTAATCAACTGCGCTGGCCTGGGCGCGCGCGAGCTGGCCGGCGATGCCCTGCTGCAGCCGATCCGCGGCCAGATCGTCCGCGTACGCAATCCCGGTCTGGACCGCTTCGTGCTCGACGACGAGCATCCAGAGGGCATCACCTACATCATTCCACGCCGCAGCGACTGTGTGCTGGGCGGCACCGCCGAGGAAGACCGCTGGGATACCACGCCCGACCCGGCAACCGCTGCCGCGATCCTGCGTCGCTGCATTGCGATCGAACCGCGCCTGTCCGAGGCCGAGATTCTGGAGCACAAGGTCGGGCTGCGGCCCGGACGGCCAGCCGTGCGTCTGGAACGCGAAGAGCGTCCTGATGGGCTGGTGATCCACAACTACGGCCACGGCGGCGCGGGCGTCACCCTGGCCTGGGGTTGCGCCGAGGATGTGGTTCGTCTTGTTTCTGACGCGTATGGAGCCCAACACACCCAGAGACCGCAAGCTGTTTAA